Proteins encoded within one genomic window of Bacillus thuringiensis:
- a CDS encoding DUF1015 domain-containing protein: MAKIRPFRAIRPVEEKAAQVAALPYDVLNSEEAREVVKGNPFSFLHVDKAEIDLDPALSPYDDRVYEKAGENLNQLIREEVFIQDEEPALYIYELTMQGRTQSGLVVSTSIDEYEDDTIKKHERTRHEKELDRIRHVDVCDANTGPIFLTYRTKEEVKRFVASWKEEHAPIYTFTAEDGVEHVAWKIADEEVIASLVNLFEDIPNLYIADGHHRSASAAKVGLMRREQYPNYTGEEEFNFFLSVLFPHDELSIWDYNRVVKDLNGLSEEQFLKQITQYFYVEEASVSPYKPNEPKTFGMYVNEKWYKLIVKEETFDANDLVKGLDVSILQDHLLSQVLEIHDPRSDSRIDFVGGIRGLEELERLVNSGEYKAAFSLYPTSMEALLAIADAGEVMPPKSTWFEPKLRSGLFVHSLK, encoded by the coding sequence TTGGCAAAAATCCGACCGTTTCGGGCCATTCGCCCAGTAGAAGAAAAAGCAGCACAAGTTGCAGCTTTACCGTATGACGTTTTAAATAGTGAAGAGGCAAGAGAGGTTGTAAAAGGGAATCCATTTTCTTTCTTACACGTTGATAAAGCAGAAATTGATTTAGACCCGGCACTTTCACCGTACGATGATCGCGTATATGAAAAAGCGGGTGAAAATTTAAATCAATTAATACGAGAAGAAGTGTTCATTCAAGACGAAGAGCCAGCACTATACATTTATGAACTGACGATGCAAGGAAGAACGCAGTCAGGTCTGGTCGTTTCTACATCTATTGATGAGTATGAAGATGATACAATTAAAAAACATGAAAGAACGCGTCATGAAAAAGAACTAGATCGTATTCGCCACGTAGATGTGTGTGACGCAAATACAGGTCCTATCTTTTTAACGTATCGTACAAAAGAAGAAGTGAAACGTTTCGTCGCAAGCTGGAAAGAAGAACATGCGCCAATCTATACATTTACAGCAGAAGACGGCGTAGAGCATGTTGCGTGGAAAATAGCTGATGAAGAAGTAATTGCAAGTTTAGTAAACTTATTTGAAGATATTCCTAATCTTTATATTGCAGATGGACATCACCGCTCCGCATCAGCTGCTAAAGTAGGGCTTATGCGAAGAGAACAATATCCGAATTACACAGGAGAAGAAGAGTTTAATTTCTTCTTATCAGTGTTATTCCCTCACGATGAATTATCCATTTGGGATTATAACCGAGTTGTGAAAGACTTAAACGGCTTATCAGAAGAACAGTTTTTAAAACAAATCACGCAATACTTTTATGTAGAAGAAGCATCTGTTTCTCCGTATAAACCAAATGAGCCAAAAACATTTGGCATGTATGTAAACGAGAAATGGTATAAGCTCATAGTGAAAGAGGAAACGTTTGATGCGAACGACCTTGTAAAAGGTTTAGATGTATCTATCTTGCAAGACCATTTATTAAGCCAAGTACTTGAAATACATGATCCGCGATCTGATTCACGTATCGATTTTGTCGGAGGAATCCGCGGATTAGAAGAACTAGAACGCCTTGTAAATAGCGGTGAATATAAAGCGGCATTCTCGTTATATCCGACATCAATGGAAGCTTTATTAGCAATCGCGGATGCCGGGGAAGTTATGCCGCCAAAATCAACGTGGTTTGAACCGAAACTTCGCAGTGGGTTGTTTGTACATTCTTTAAAATAA
- a CDS encoding DUF3224 domain-containing protein, which produces MEVTFTVSKWDEKLVDDTRKDFPINIAHVEYDIDGELKGKAFVEYLLYYLDSNINDGHLATAKISGFLHFEGIYKGQQGTFTAIEQGIFDKGNLDSPGTIIKATGNLESLRGSYNYQFTGQTSKLILEFEF; this is translated from the coding sequence ATGGAAGTAACATTTACAGTTAGTAAATGGGATGAAAAACTAGTTGATGATACTAGAAAAGATTTCCCTATTAATATTGCTCATGTTGAATATGATATTGATGGTGAATTAAAAGGAAAAGCTTTTGTTGAATACTTATTATATTATTTAGACTCAAATATAAATGATGGTCACTTGGCTACTGCTAAAATTTCTGGATTTTTACACTTTGAAGGAATTTATAAAGGACAACAAGGGACATTTACAGCTATAGAGCAAGGAATATTTGATAAAGGAAATTTAGATTCCCCAGGAACAATTATTAAAGCTACCGGTAACTTAGAAAGTCTGAGAGGTTCCTATAATTATCAGTTTACAGGTCAAACTAGTAAACTAATTTTAGAGTTTGAATTTTAG